From the bacterium genome, one window contains:
- a CDS encoding PorV/PorQ family protein: protein MRNKNKFKPSIYLAGLLAVCVLLGAANRIMAEANYVAAFLQNGVGGRTTGMGDNYTAVATGSFGQLYNPAGLALAETPALGFQFDGTGGVISHNVLSGIMPLGPGALGALFNFYSYGDFTELDSSGQPTGKTLKPSDVLIDVGYGMSLGPKWRTGLNAGIFVEKLGEIEYSGVVIDLGGSFDPAPDWSLSAVLKNLGAKVDGYTLPSSLRMAGAFWTIQRRLLIDAELEMVFGSIAEFGMGAEYRAWDWLDIRTGFKVPLSGDQASSVEGIVLGLGFNLAQFGIDLTFMNRGDFGNEFGVAVEYYFNQPRVKPIAKATPKPTPTPYPKYVYKPEPKDRRMQGENREQAEYHYKAGQEYEKYGQTIDAIIEYKAALKLLPAFTRAQKALAKAKQKARSQVLEKEQMKTVKPAKKNASLQQLIRKYYNKGEKAYNIKDYTQAIKQLQLVLELTTQHRKATELLGKAKKALKTEMAALSAQASRASEKGDIVAEVDAYQKMLDLDPANKIAKGKLAAAKQRIPEEVDRLYKQGLNHYARQELRKALHAFESLLKLQPDHVKARDAVNNIKEKLVQTGQ, encoded by the coding sequence ATGCGGAATAAAAATAAGTTTAAGCCAAGCATCTATCTTGCAGGACTGCTGGCAGTCTGCGTATTGCTGGGAGCAGCAAACAGGATTATGGCGGAGGCCAATTATGTTGCCGCGTTTTTGCAAAACGGTGTCGGCGGCCGGACAACCGGAATGGGAGACAATTATACGGCTGTGGCAACAGGTTCGTTTGGACAGCTTTACAACCCGGCCGGACTGGCCCTGGCCGAGACGCCGGCCCTGGGGTTTCAGTTTGACGGTACCGGCGGGGTTATCAGTCACAATGTGCTCTCCGGCATCATGCCGCTGGGTCCGGGTGCGCTGGGTGCTTTGTTTAATTTTTATTCCTACGGGGATTTTACGGAACTGGATTCTTCCGGTCAGCCAACAGGGAAAACCCTGAAGCCGTCCGATGTTCTGATTGATGTCGGATATGGTATGTCCCTGGGACCCAAATGGCGTACCGGTCTCAATGCCGGAATATTTGTCGAAAAGCTGGGTGAGATTGAGTACAGCGGTGTGGTCATTGATTTGGGCGGCAGTTTTGATCCGGCACCGGACTGGTCATTGTCAGCTGTGCTGAAAAATTTGGGAGCCAAGGTTGATGGATACACCCTGCCTTCGAGTCTGCGCATGGCCGGTGCGTTTTGGACTATCCAGCGCCGCTTACTTATTGATGCCGAGCTGGAGATGGTGTTTGGCAGTATTGCAGAATTCGGTATGGGCGCGGAGTACAGAGCTTGGGACTGGCTTGATATACGAACCGGATTCAAAGTTCCGCTTTCCGGTGATCAAGCCAGTAGTGTTGAGGGGATTGTTCTGGGTTTGGGATTCAATCTCGCCCAATTCGGGATTGATTTGACATTCATGAATCGTGGTGACTTTGGCAATGAGTTCGGTGTGGCGGTGGAATACTATTTCAACCAACCGCGGGTCAAACCCATTGCAAAAGCAACACCCAAACCAACCCCCACACCGTATCCCAAATATGTCTACAAACCGGAACCAAAAGATCGCCGCATGCAAGGAGAGAACCGGGAGCAAGCGGAATACCATTACAAGGCCGGGCAGGAGTATGAAAAATACGGACAGACGATTGATGCCATTATTGAATACAAAGCGGCATTGAAGCTTTTGCCTGCTTTTACCCGGGCACAAAAGGCACTGGCCAAGGCCAAGCAAAAAGCCCGGTCGCAAGTACTTGAAAAAGAACAGATGAAAACAGTTAAACCGGCAAAGAAAAACGCTTCTTTGCAGCAGTTAATCCGGAAGTATTATAACAAAGGCGAGAAAGCCTATAATATAAAAGACTATACACAAGCGATTAAGCAGCTCCAGCTGGTGCTGGAGTTAACCACCCAACACCGGAAGGCAACCGAGCTGTTGGGAAAAGCCAAGAAGGCTCTCAAGACAGAGATGGCGGCTTTGTCTGCGCAGGCATCCCGGGCAAGCGAAAAAGGTGATATTGTCGCAGAAGTGGATGCATATCAAAAGATGCTGGATTTGGACCCGGCTAATAAAATCGCCAAGGGAAAGTTGGCAGCTGCCAAACAGCGAATTCCCGAAGAGGTGGACCGGCTTTATAAACAGGGATTGAATCATTACGCCCGCCAGGAGTTGCGCAAGGCGCTGCATGCGTTTGAATCGCTGCTTAAATTACAGCCGGACCATGTGAAGGCCAGAGATGCGGTAAACAACATCAAAGAAAAGCTGGTCCAGACCGGGCAATAA
- a CDS encoding T9SS type A sorting domain-containing protein: protein MRMFKLKIIFCLLALAHPALLSAAPIYRSVGPGNTTALDTGTADSNTISIGSGTATFNQAVPDNVGVGDVIQYDTTGDTTPDAIVFIHGRTSDTEYTVRDAAGAIPGDAGATQDWSIFRAYITLALLRNGTENTGIDAGLVNFDVGNRNLVSNDENFYVACYNDAVDTSPTTWMSWTSDASHRIKIYTPYLPSEVGVSQRHQGKWTTSGYRIEVTGSRPLTLRDAYFQVEGLQLFSNNPGAAGRVGLYFDTSVVACDFKATQCIIKGSGNGLMGDYYGIEFNANISGNGYIWNNIIYAFNVTNSTSGGGILVNDSGYNVYIYNNTIYDCKVGVEQMNGIVIAKNNITQLCTDGYSGSFDASSTSNVSDIAGDAPGLNPLTGRAYFVEENDPGNLDFHLNPFDTLAKDNGDDLSSDPNWPFSDDMDRQTRTGSWDVGADETEDVSTATPTLTWTPTSTITASMTPSSTITPTPTITPSATETVIASATSTSTITPTVTISLTFTITVTRTPTMIENVLADVDLNWKNALAYPNPATDEVRFLMHLKKAAPIQIDLYNITGERIASLKENFLAGNGQVVIWQCADVAPGLYIAKIMIDGEVREILKVVVR from the coding sequence ATGAGAATGTTCAAGCTAAAAATAATTTTCTGTTTGCTGGCACTTGCCCATCCGGCCTTGCTGTCCGCTGCACCTATTTATCGTTCCGTCGGTCCCGGCAATACAACCGCGTTGGATACCGGAACAGCGGACAGCAATACCATATCGATTGGCTCGGGTACCGCAACCTTTAACCAGGCCGTGCCGGACAATGTGGGTGTGGGAGATGTCATCCAATACGATACCACCGGCGATACCACGCCGGATGCAATTGTGTTTATTCACGGCAGGACTTCGGATACAGAATATACTGTGCGGGATGCCGCAGGCGCGATACCCGGTGATGCCGGTGCCACGCAGGATTGGTCGATTTTCCGCGCATATATCACGCTTGCCTTATTAAGGAATGGCACAGAGAATACAGGCATTGATGCGGGGTTGGTGAATTTTGATGTTGGTAACCGTAATTTGGTGAGCAATGATGAAAATTTCTATGTTGCTTGTTATAACGATGCCGTGGATACCTCACCGACGACCTGGATGAGTTGGACCTCAGATGCATCACATCGGATTAAGATTTATACACCCTATCTACCCAGTGAAGTCGGTGTTAGCCAGCGTCATCAGGGAAAATGGACAACAAGTGGTTATCGCATTGAGGTAACCGGTAGCAGACCGCTTACTTTGCGGGATGCATATTTTCAAGTTGAAGGTCTTCAACTGTTTTCGAATAATCCAGGTGCAGCAGGCAGGGTAGGTCTATATTTTGATACCAGTGTGGTTGCCTGTGATTTCAAAGCAACCCAATGTATTATCAAAGGTAGTGGTAATGGTTTAATGGGAGATTATTATGGTATTGAATTTAACGCCAACATATCGGGCAATGGCTATATTTGGAATAATATTATATATGCTTTTAATGTTACCAACAGTACATCAGGAGGCGGAATACTTGTCAATGACAGTGGTTATAATGTTTATATTTATAATAACACCATCTATGACTGTAAAGTTGGTGTTGAACAGATGAATGGTATTGTTATAGCGAAAAATAATATTACGCAACTTTGTACAGATGGGTATTCAGGATCTTTTGATGCAAGTTCTACCAGCAATGTTTCAGATATAGCCGGCGATGCGCCGGGGCTTAATCCTCTAACCGGCAGAGCTTATTTTGTAGAAGAAAATGATCCCGGTAATTTAGACTTTCACTTGAATCCATTTGATACACTGGCTAAGGATAATGGTGATGATCTCAGTAGTGATCCCAATTGGCCCTTTAGTGATGATATGGATAGACAGACACGCACAGGCAGCTGGGATGTTGGTGCTGATGAAACAGAAGATGTTTCCACAGCAACACCTACCCTGACCTGGACACCAACATCCACGATCACTGCAAGTATGACACCCAGTTCTACGATCACACCAACGCCTACCATAACACCGAGTGCTACTGAAACCGTCATTGCGTCTGCGACATCAACATCAACCATCACCCCAACGGTGACCATCAGTCTAACCTTCACGATTACAGTGACCCGGACACCCACCATGATTGAAAATGTTTTGGCGGATGTGGATCTCAACTGGAAAAATGCTCTGGCCTATCCCAACCCGGCGACAGATGAAGTGCGCTTTCTGATGCACCTCAAAAAAGCCGCACCTATCCAGATTGATCTGTACAACATCACCGGAGAGCGGATTGCCAGTTTGAAAGAAAATTTTTTGGCGGGGAACGGGCAGGTTGTGATCTGGCAGTGCGCCGATGTCGCACCGGGCCTCTACATCGCTAAGATTATGATTGATGGTGAGGTGAGAGAAATTCTAAAGGTAGTTGTCAGGTAG
- a CDS encoding helix-turn-helix domain-containing protein: protein MKKDQISIKFGEKVRKVRIKKGLSQEKLAELADLHRNYIGMIERAERNVTLMNAAKIAKALKLRVRDLIDK from the coding sequence ATGAAAAAAGATCAGATATCCATCAAGTTCGGTGAGAAAGTCCGCAAAGTACGGATCAAGAAAGGTCTGTCTCAAGAGAAATTGGCCGAGCTGGCTGATTTACATCGAAATTACATCGGTATGATAGAGCGTGCAGAGAGAAATGTTACATTGATGAATGCTGCGAAAATTGCGAAAGCACTAAAACTCCGGGTTCGCGATTTAATCGACAAGTGA
- a CDS encoding response regulator, which translates to MPNILIIEDEKSLRYILCVALENDYTVKTAGNGREALAVLDRWKADLVITDYAMPGMTGIELIEYIVGNGRDRSLHKNTPPKIIVLSAMLDGALEKRALAAGADVCMRKPFDLETLRAKIVKALKA; encoded by the coding sequence ATGCCCAATATTCTTATTATCGAAGACGAGAAAAGTTTGCGCTATATTCTCTGCGTGGCTTTGGAAAATGATTACACGGTGAAGACGGCCGGCAATGGGAGGGAAGCATTGGCGGTGCTGGACCGCTGGAAGGCGGATCTGGTGATTACGGATTACGCCATGCCGGGCATGACCGGGATTGAATTGATTGAATATATCGTAGGGAACGGTCGCGACCGTTCCCTACACAAAAACACACCACCGAAAATTATTGTGCTCTCTGCGATGCTGGATGGGGCGCTGGAGAAAAGGGCGTTGGCTGCCGGGGCGGATGTGTGTATGCGCAAGCCGTTTGATCTGGAAACGCTGAGGGCGAAGATCGTAAAGGCATTAAAGGCATAA
- a CDS encoding helix-turn-helix domain-containing protein has protein sequence MKKAPILKKFGAKLRKERLKRGLSQEKLAELADVHRTYVGMLERAEKNITLKNIEKIAKALKMSLSQLVKL, from the coding sequence ATGAAAAAAGCACCCATCCTCAAAAAATTTGGGGCAAAGCTACGCAAAGAACGCCTCAAACGCGGCTTGTCCCAGGAAAAACTCGCCGAACTGGCGGATGTTCACAGGACGTATGTTGGCATGCTCGAAAGAGCGGAGAAAAATATTACGTTGAAGAATATCGAAAAAATCGCCAAGGCGTTGAAGATGAGCCTATCGCAGTTGGTGAAGCTGTGA
- a CDS encoding cytidine deaminase, with translation MTKYNSEIFLGLVAPVGVDLDYICTLLKDYLNKYGYKTHLIKLSQLIQNIPKFNPKISKSSEYTRINTSMTAGNEIRQQTKQADILARYSIIKIQEIRKVPQPKQNQVYIFKSLKHPEEIQLLRTVYGKGFFLMGFSSSQTERLKYLVHQKNMSNANARKLINRDEEEKNAYGQHTRDAFYISDVFFDVDKKNWKEDVKKFFDLIFGYPYFTPTKDEFAMFLAFSASFRSGDLSRQVGAVITSGNGEIISTGCNDVPKKGGGLYWANDQNDKRDYQLGYDSNKEEQNKIADKILTELNMPKTEEAKLKLKKTGLFDITEYGRAVHAEMEALLACARIGVSSCGGTLYSTTFPCHNCAKHIVASGIKRVVFIEPYPKSKALELHGDAISFDTKYKQKATKVVFQPFIGVGPRRFIDLFSLQMSNGISVVRKKTDRKISWCERDAIFRFPLLGFSYLEKEISIGAEIKGGLRNG, from the coding sequence ATGACAAAATATAATTCAGAAATATTTCTTGGCTTAGTTGCACCTGTAGGAGTGGACTTGGATTATATATGTACATTACTCAAGGATTACTTAAATAAATATGGATATAAAACACATTTAATTAAATTAAGCCAGCTTATTCAGAATATTCCGAAGTTTAATCCTAAAATTAGTAAATCGTCAGAATATACTCGGATTAATACAAGCATGACTGCTGGTAATGAAATTCGTCAACAAACAAAACAAGCTGATATTCTTGCAAGATATTCGATAATTAAGATTCAAGAAATCAGGAAAGTTCCACAGCCAAAACAAAACCAAGTCTATATTTTTAAATCACTCAAGCATCCCGAGGAAATTCAATTGCTGAGGACGGTATATGGTAAGGGTTTTTTTCTTATGGGGTTTTCGAGTTCACAAACTGAAAGACTAAAATATTTAGTACACCAAAAAAACATGTCAAATGCAAACGCAAGAAAACTTATAAATAGAGATGAAGAAGAGAAGAATGCTTATGGACAGCATACTCGTGATGCTTTTTATATATCAGATGTTTTTTTTGATGTCGATAAAAAAAACTGGAAAGAAGATGTTAAAAAATTTTTTGATCTAATTTTCGGATATCCCTATTTTACTCCAACGAAAGATGAGTTTGCAATGTTTCTTGCGTTTTCGGCATCATTTAGGTCGGGTGATCTTTCAAGACAAGTGGGGGCGGTAATTACTTCTGGGAATGGTGAAATAATATCTACAGGCTGTAATGATGTGCCCAAAAAAGGCGGAGGACTATATTGGGCAAATGATCAAAATGACAAAAGAGATTATCAATTAGGATATGATTCTAATAAAGAAGAACAAAACAAAATAGCAGACAAAATACTTACAGAATTAAACATGCCAAAAACAGAAGAAGCGAAACTAAAATTGAAAAAGACAGGATTATTTGATATAACTGAGTATGGAAGAGCAGTGCATGCAGAGATGGAAGCACTATTAGCATGTGCTAGAATAGGAGTTAGCTCCTGTGGTGGTACACTATATTCAACAACCTTTCCTTGTCATAACTGTGCAAAACATATTGTTGCTTCGGGTATAAAAAGAGTAGTGTTTATTGAGCCGTATCCAAAAAGTAAAGCTTTGGAGTTGCATGGCGATGCTATCTCATTTGATACTAAATATAAACAAAAGGCAACAAAGGTAGTCTTTCAACCGTTTATTGGAGTTGGACCGCGACGTTTTATTGATTTATTTTCTTTGCAGATGAGTAACGGAATTAGTGTTGTAAGAAAAAAAACTGATAGAAAAATTTCTTGGTGTGAGCGGGACGCTATTTTTAGATTTCCTTTATTGGGTTTTTCATATTTAGAAAAGGAAATTTCTATTGGTGCTGAAATAAAGGGAGGGCTTAGAAATGGATAA
- a CDS encoding alpha/beta fold hydrolase has translation MVILRKISFVAIALMMILGLNYLINETTFLYKEPQRYEGTPVQEWLSPKVSPIAIKNNHGKAILFLHSFGSSPNDFRAYADYFSKEFDVFVPLLAGHGGTEDRFKNSYYTQWFKKSEDELTTLLTQYEEITVIGLSLGGLLTLDLASAYADNDKIKALVCIAAPVFLNNLFEIGLLHDWRAYLTRVISWFVDELEAVVPENRDGADRIGFEGKHFMKQIHSMKLGMKKVKAKLSLIKKPILLIHSKGDKSAPFENLNYIKQHVSSSQVEDMILDLRKWDHDRHLLTLYQTTREPVRNRLELFLNYQTEHDSGTGEVPEPKGMGIE, from the coding sequence ATGGTGATTTTGCGAAAAATCAGTTTCGTCGCGATCGCTTTGATGATGATCCTGGGGCTTAATTATCTGATCAATGAAACAACTTTTTTATATAAAGAACCGCAGCGGTATGAAGGGACCCCGGTTCAGGAATGGTTGTCCCCCAAAGTAAGTCCAATTGCAATCAAGAACAATCATGGTAAAGCGATTCTTTTTTTACATAGTTTTGGATCATCCCCCAATGATTTTCGCGCCTATGCTGATTATTTTTCCAAAGAATTTGATGTCTTTGTACCCTTGCTGGCTGGTCACGGAGGAACAGAAGACAGGTTTAAAAATTCTTATTACACACAGTGGTTTAAAAAAAGCGAGGATGAATTAACCACATTATTGACGCAATACGAAGAAATTACAGTTATTGGTTTGTCTTTGGGAGGGTTATTGACATTGGATCTGGCAAGTGCGTATGCAGACAATGACAAGATAAAAGCGCTGGTTTGTATCGCTGCGCCGGTATTTCTAAATAATCTGTTTGAAATCGGGTTACTGCATGATTGGCGGGCGTATCTTACCAGAGTTATATCATGGTTCGTGGATGAGCTGGAAGCGGTTGTGCCTGAGAATCGTGATGGCGCAGACAGAATCGGCTTTGAAGGAAAGCATTTTATGAAGCAGATACACAGCATGAAACTAGGCATGAAAAAAGTTAAAGCCAAATTATCCCTGATTAAAAAACCGATTTTATTAATCCACTCAAAAGGGGATAAATCAGCACCTTTTGAAAATCTCAATTACATCAAGCAGCATGTGTCATCCTCACAGGTGGAAGATATGATTTTGGATTTGAGAAAGTGGGATCATGACAGGCATCTGCTGACACTGTACCAAACGACCCGGGAGCCGGTTCGTAATAGGCTAGAGCTATTTCTCAATTATCAAACAGAGCATGATAGCGGCACGGGCGAGGTGCCCGAACCCAAAGGTATGGGGATAGAATAA
- a CDS encoding AAA family ATPase, producing the protein MLFSRELKLDQIETSLFLFGPRMTGKTTLLKKLKADAYIDLLDPDLELQYKTNPKDFWNELSALPKGSLIIVDEIQKAPVLLNYVQKAIDSLGHCFILSGSSARKLKRGGANLLGGRALDMKLHPLSSSEMKSHFNIKQALAFGTLPKISGFLIENKTKLVKEHLKSYITTYIREEIQAEALTRNAGAFNRFLSVAAQSNGQVIEFANISRECSVPMSTVKEYFQILEDTLIGFYLWPWNHSERKKARPKFYFFDTGVVRAIQNRLSDPITPTELGFIYETWFINELIKIRNYAGLEHQFSFWRNRDQEIDIMVSSGRGPILAIELKSGKSEIQQSAVRQFKKQFPKVRLVVASLSDSRRKKAGDIDVLPWKQALEYYRTGNM; encoded by the coding sequence ATGCTATTTTCCCGGGAATTGAAGCTTGATCAAATAGAAACTTCTTTATTTCTGTTTGGGCCCCGCATGACAGGCAAAACAACTTTATTGAAAAAGTTGAAAGCAGATGCGTATATTGATCTGCTTGATCCTGACTTGGAACTCCAGTATAAAACCAATCCAAAAGATTTCTGGAATGAACTGAGTGCTCTGCCAAAGGGTTCATTAATCATTGTTGATGAAATTCAGAAAGCGCCGGTTCTATTAAATTATGTCCAAAAAGCAATTGATAGCCTAGGTCACTGCTTTATCCTCTCCGGATCAAGTGCGCGTAAATTAAAACGCGGTGGTGCCAATTTACTGGGTGGGCGAGCACTGGACATGAAATTACATCCACTATCCAGCAGTGAAATGAAAAGCCATTTTAATATAAAGCAGGCACTTGCTTTTGGCACATTGCCCAAAATATCAGGATTCTTAATAGAAAACAAAACAAAGCTGGTCAAAGAACATTTAAAAAGTTATATCACGACTTATATACGTGAAGAAATTCAGGCGGAAGCACTCACACGAAATGCCGGAGCATTTAATCGGTTTCTTTCAGTTGCAGCACAAAGCAATGGCCAGGTGATAGAATTTGCAAATATATCCCGAGAGTGTTCCGTACCGATGAGCACAGTCAAAGAGTATTTTCAAATTCTTGAGGATACATTAATTGGATTCTACCTATGGCCCTGGAATCACAGTGAAAGAAAAAAAGCACGACCCAAGTTTTATTTCTTTGATACAGGCGTTGTACGGGCGATTCAAAACCGCCTTTCTGATCCAATAACACCAACAGAACTTGGTTTTATTTATGAAACGTGGTTTATCAATGAATTGATAAAAATACGGAACTATGCAGGATTGGAGCACCAGTTTTCATTTTGGCGTAATCGTGATCAGGAAATTGATATCATGGTCTCATCCGGCAGGGGACCCATTTTGGCGATTGAATTAAAATCAGGTAAAAGTGAGATCCAACAGTCCGCAGTCCGTCAATTCAAGAAACAATTTCCAAAAGTCAGGCTGGTCGTTGCGTCATTATCAGATAGTCGCAGGAAGAAAGCGGGAGACATCGATGTGTTGCCCTGGAAACAAGCGTTGGAATATTACCGAACAGGAAATATGTAG
- a CDS encoding ATP-binding protein, translating into MKRRLEKAILKDLKSKIVLLSGPRQVGKTTLSRQLGVKYDYLNFDAAPDRKIIMHQEWDRHAPIIILDEIHKMKKWKSWIKGVYDTEGIPPGLLLTGSARMDVYRKGGDSLAGRHFNYRLLPVSIKEAAVFMPAEEALERIMQVGGFPEPFLKGERTFYKRWRKQHLDVILREDLIDLEKVRDIKSIELMVDMLRERVGAPVSYSSLATNLQVSVNTVKHWLQILKNLYVIFPVRPYHKNIARSILKNSKYYFYDTGAVMGGDGAKLENAVACSLLSELYYHEETTGERTSLCYLRDKEKREVDFLVTVERKPRQMIEVKWADDTFSKNLLHFKRNFHQIECLQLVGKTTRRKTRTHDIILQPAGEYLKNITIK; encoded by the coding sequence ATGAAACGGCGACTGGAAAAAGCCATCCTCAAAGATCTCAAATCAAAAATTGTCCTGCTCTCCGGACCGCGGCAGGTGGGCAAAACCACACTAAGCCGCCAGCTTGGTGTGAAATACGATTATCTCAATTTTGATGCCGCTCCGGACAGAAAAATCATTATGCATCAGGAGTGGGATCGTCACGCACCCATTATTATTCTGGATGAAATCCATAAAATGAAAAAATGGAAGTCATGGATCAAGGGCGTGTATGATACGGAAGGAATTCCTCCGGGACTGCTCTTGACCGGCTCTGCCCGAATGGATGTCTATCGAAAAGGCGGCGACTCTTTGGCGGGCAGACATTTTAACTACCGGCTGCTCCCTGTCTCCATAAAAGAGGCCGCTGTATTTATGCCTGCCGAGGAAGCGTTGGAACGCATTATGCAAGTCGGCGGATTTCCTGAGCCGTTTTTAAAAGGCGAGCGTACTTTTTATAAACGCTGGCGTAAGCAGCATCTGGATGTCATCTTGCGGGAAGATTTGATTGATCTGGAAAAAGTGAGAGACATCAAAAGCATTGAACTCATGGTGGATATGTTAAGGGAACGGGTCGGCGCGCCTGTCTCGTATTCATCATTGGCCACGAATCTTCAGGTATCCGTGAATACGGTCAAGCATTGGCTTCAAATATTAAAAAATCTTTATGTTATTTTTCCGGTTCGCCCCTATCACAAAAATATTGCCAGAAGTATTTTAAAAAATTCCAAATACTATTTTTATGATACGGGTGCCGTCATGGGGGGTGACGGGGCCAAACTGGAAAATGCCGTGGCCTGCTCCTTGCTGAGTGAGCTTTATTATCATGAAGAGACAACCGGCGAGCGGACATCGTTGTGCTATCTGCGTGACAAGGAAAAAAGGGAGGTTGATTTTCTCGTCACTGTAGAAAGAAAACCCCGGCAGATGATTGAAGTAAAGTGGGCTGATGACACTTTTTCAAAAAATCTGCTGCATTTTAAACGGAATTTTCATCAGATCGAATGTCTGCAGCTCGTTGGGAAAACAACCAGACGTAAAACAAGGACACATGATATTATTTTGCAACCAGCCGGCGAGTATCTAAAAAACATAACAATTAAATAA
- a CDS encoding GxxExxY protein encodes MINQELTQPIIDAAFEVHKCLGPGLLESAYEQCLAHELANRNISFCTQVSLPVRYKKIMLDCGYRIDLFVQDQVIVELKSVDTLTRLHEAQILTYMKIANIHVGLLLNFNCALLRNGIKRFVL; translated from the coding sequence ATGATCAATCAAGAACTAACGCAACCAATTATTGACGCTGCCTTTGAAGTACACAAGTGTTTAGGTCCGGGATTATTGGAATCAGCATATGAGCAATGCCTCGCTCACGAACTGGCAAACCGCAATATTTCTTTTTGCACACAAGTTTCATTACCTGTTCGCTATAAAAAAATCATGTTGGATTGTGGGTACCGTATCGATCTTTTTGTACAGGACCAAGTTATTGTTGAGTTGAAAAGTGTAGATACGCTTACGCGCCTACATGAAGCACAGATTTTGACCTACATGAAAATAGCAAACATTCACGTTGGTCTACTACTTAACTTCAATTGTGCTTTGCTGAGAAACGGCATAAAGCGTTTTGTGTTATGA